A DNA window from Balneolaceae bacterium contains the following coding sequences:
- a CDS encoding outer membrane beta-barrel protein, with protein sequence MKKSILLAIALFLAVPAAILAQDTSSDNAFGIGPRIGYYQAEDANEGQFYFGGQMRLRFSRIVGFEAALEYRTSADYSYPDGTDVTVSQVPITGSLMLFVPLDAGVRPYGLGGLGLYYQNYDCDGGLVGCSDDSDFNMGYHLGFGLELAANDNISLSGDYRYLFLNPDQNENNVEDASFSGSVFSLALTFNL encoded by the coding sequence TAGCCATTGCCTTGTTCCTGGCGGTCCCCGCGGCAATTTTAGCCCAGGACACCTCTTCCGACAATGCCTTTGGCATCGGTCCGCGCATCGGCTACTACCAGGCCGAGGATGCCAACGAGGGCCAATTCTATTTCGGAGGACAGATGCGCTTACGTTTCAGCCGCATCGTGGGCTTTGAGGCCGCGCTTGAATACCGCACTTCCGCGGACTACAGCTATCCCGACGGCACCGACGTGACCGTCAGCCAGGTGCCTATAACTGGATCGCTGATGCTTTTTGTTCCCCTTGATGCCGGCGTGCGTCCCTACGGTCTGGGCGGACTGGGTCTGTATTACCAAAACTACGACTGCGACGGGGGCCTGGTAGGCTGCTCCGACGACAGCGACTTCAACATGGGCTACCACCTTGGATTCGGGCTGGAACTGGCGGCGAACGACAACATCTCCCTGAGCGGAGACTACCGCTACCTCTTCCTGAATCCCGACCAGAATGAGAACAACGTCGAAGACGCCAGTTTCAGCGGAAGCGTCTTCTCGCTGGCCCTCACATTCAATCTTTGA